The DNA sequence TGAATGCGACAGTGCTAGTCTTCCTGATTGTTACGGTTGCCGGCTATTTCTTCGTCCCGTATATCGTCCCATTCATCTACGGATCGATGAACGAGGTGCAGGAGAAGGTCGCCGTCGATATCACGCAATTCTTCTTCCTTTTCATGACAGCGATTGCCTTGAACGGAATTCTGGAATCCTACCTGCAGGGCAGGCGCGTGTTTGTTCCATCCCAGATTTCGAAGCTCCTGGCAACATTGATGGGTGCCGTTTTCGCCCTGCTATTCTCTGATTCCTGGGGCATTAACAGCCTTGCCTACGGCTTTATCGCTGGTACGCTTCTTGGAACCGTCCTGCAGATTTTTTATCTCAGGAAAAGCGGCTTTCATTGGGAGCCGACGATCAAGGTGGATAAAGTATTCCGCAACACCTTTCTTGCCCTTCTTGTACCGGCCTTGCTCAATTCAGTCGTCGGGCAGATCAATATGTTCGTCAATAAAACATTTGCCGCCGGGACGATTTCCGGTGCTGTCACTTATCTGAATAATGCTTCCCTCCTGGTGAGCATCCCGCAGGCGATCTACGGCACGACGATTGCTGCGATCATCTTTACCCTGCTGTCAGAGCAGGTGGATAACCATAAAAAATTCCAGCAGACCTTCTTCATGGGCATGCAGATCTCCCTTGTCACCCTGATGCCAATCGCCGTCGGGCTCCTGCTTGTCGGTGATGCGGCCATTGCCTTCATCTATGAAGGCGGGAGATTTACGGCCGAAGACACGCAAAATACCTATCTTGCACTTCTCTTGTATCTGCCATTGATTGTGACGCAGGGCCTGCAGTACATCGTCTCGAAGTCAATGTATGCCCGCGGGAAGACGGCGATCATCCTCCGGATCAGTGTAACGACGATTCTATTGAATGTGCTGCTCAACTGGCTGTTTGTCGGTCCGTTCGGCTATCCGGGGCTTGCTTTGACCAGCTCTGTCGTCTCCTTCTATTATCTGGGCGTATCTACCTATGTGGTCTACAAGGACTTTGATGCAGGCGAAAGAAGGAAGCTTATCTCCTTATTCATCCGCGTGCTGCTGCCATCTGTCATCATGGCAGTGCCGCTCTACCTGATCAAGCAGTTCACACCGGTCTCCGATTGGCTGCCGCTGTTCGAGCTGAGTATTCTTGTACCGCTTGGCGCCATCCTTTATGCGGGAGGATTATATTTCTTCTACCGCCAGGGATTTGTTCAGCTGCTTTCTGTTGTCCGGAAAAAACGGGGCGGAAGCTCTGCTTGAGTATAGCGCGAAAAGCGCCAGCTATCTTGCTGGCGCTTTTTTCTATGGCTCTTTGTTGCTATTCTGCCGTCCATATTAATGATGATAAAATACTCTTTCAGGAGGCAAATGCTGCTCCTGCTTTCCACTTTCTTATGTGAAATATTAAAAACCAGGTTGGAAGGACTGTATTTCTTATTCCGATATATACTGCTCAATTGTGGGGCATCAAGAAAAGCTATTTAAGAGCCACTTTTTACTTCCCCTCAAAGAGTGGACCTTCCTGGCCTGAACGAGGTAATCAGTGCCAGGTTGAAAAATAGGCGGAGAATTTCCCTCTAATTTCCAAAAACCTCTAAAAAAAGCTCAAATAGACGGAGAATTTCCGTCTATTGGCTCAAAGAATAAGAAAACCGGCAGTTTTGCTCCGCTTAACGGGAATTTCTCCCCTTATTTACACCCACGAGTGCCATATTCAGCAGCATAACCGGAAAATCTCCGCTTATTTTCAGGCATGCTGTTCACGGACTTCCTGTTTTTTCAAAACCATTCCTTCACTATCCTGCCGCGTTGGCTGATTAAGCCTCTTTTTACACACAATACTATAAAATGTAATTTATTCCTTAAAGGCAAAAGAGCCTTTAATATTGGTGCTCAAAATCAGTCATGATCCACTTGTTTTCCACCTTGC is a window from the Bacillus infantis NRRL B-14911 genome containing:
- the murJ gene encoding murein biosynthesis integral membrane protein MurJ, which translates into the protein MSGLKKTAIWITLLALVLKLSGFLRESIIAREFGATDFTDGYLLAFSFITLVVAMISGGFNNVFLPLYIKHRNADTAATERNASGIMNATVLVFLIVTVAGYFFVPYIVPFIYGSMNEVQEKVAVDITQFFFLFMTAIALNGILESYLQGRRVFVPSQISKLLATLMGAVFALLFSDSWGINSLAYGFIAGTLLGTVLQIFYLRKSGFHWEPTIKVDKVFRNTFLALLVPALLNSVVGQINMFVNKTFAAGTISGAVTYLNNASLLVSIPQAIYGTTIAAIIFTLLSEQVDNHKKFQQTFFMGMQISLVTLMPIAVGLLLVGDAAIAFIYEGGRFTAEDTQNTYLALLLYLPLIVTQGLQYIVSKSMYARGKTAIILRISVTTILLNVLLNWLFVGPFGYPGLALTSSVVSFYYLGVSTYVVYKDFDAGERRKLISLFIRVLLPSVIMAVPLYLIKQFTPVSDWLPLFELSILVPLGAILYAGGLYFFYRQGFVQLLSVVRKKRGGSSA